From the genome of Ananas comosus cultivar F153 linkage group 16, ASM154086v1, whole genome shotgun sequence, one region includes:
- the LOC109722150 gene encoding SKP1-like protein 11 — protein MAEPKKTIVLISSEGTEHEVDAAAALECSVTIKNMVEMGVEGPVPLKYMNSATVAKVVEFWSHRHHHGDIDGAGGEAAWEAEFFDCTIGDLCDMLKAANFLVDEKLLDRAACTVADRIKNMSVEVVRDVFGVENDFTPEEEAEERSKYPWAFDACH, from the coding sequence ATGGCAGAGCCGAAGAAGACGATCGTATTGATAAGCTCCGAGGGCACGGAGCACGAAgtggatgcggcggcggcgctggagtGCTcggtgaccatcaagaatatgGTCGAAATGGGCGTCGAGGGGCCGGTACCCCTCAAATATATGAATTCTGCGACGGTGGCGAAGGTGGTGGAGTTCTGGAGCCACCGGCACCACCACGGCGATATCGACGGTGCAGGCGGGGAGGCGGCGTGGGAGGCGGAGTTCTTTGACTGCACCATCGGCGATTTATGCGACATGCTCAAAGCCGCCAACTTTCTCGTGGATGAGAAACTGCTGGACCGCGCGGCCTGCACCGTCGCTGACCGAATCAAGAACATGTCGGTGGAAGTTGTCCGCGACGTTTTCGGAGTTGAGAATGACTTCACTCCCGAAGAGGAGGCTGAGGAGCGGAGCAAGTATCCTTGGGCTTTCGATGCCTGTCATTGA
- the LOC109722149 gene encoding 65-kDa microtubule-associated protein 3-like, producing the protein MTNLPSDQLVQMETTCGSLLYELQVIWDEVGETDAERDKMLLELEQECLEVYRRKVDLANRCRAQLRQAIADAEAQLAAICSAMGERPVHIRQSTQNAGSLKEELKAITPQLEEMQKRKTERWNQFLEVIEQIRKITFEIGPTDYTPAKLVVDESDLSTRKLEELHKQLQCLQKEKSDRLKKVMDHLNSLNLLCDVLGIDFKQTVSDIHPCLDGAEGSKNISNETIQRLASAIEKLREIKLQRMQKLQDLASTMLELWNLMDTPIEEQQLFQNVTLNIAASEDEITEPNTLSIDFLSYVEAEVLRLEQLKASKMKDLVLKKKTELDELRRRTHLVGETNCEAEFAIEAIEAGAIDPSLALEQIEVQISTVKEEAFSRKDILERVEKWLAACEEESWLEEYNRDENRYNAGRGAHLTLKRAEKARALVNKIPAMVDNLAAKITAWEKERGLEFTYDGVRLLSMLEEYTIVRQEKEQERKRQRDQKKLQGQLIAEQEALYGSKPSPSKPQSMKKLPRTSTGVPSRRLSLGGAIMQPPKPDLLHSNKSIRSAKKTDDIDTLSPGRRGLDIAGLPVKKLSFNLVNPPREAETPRKPFAPIVIASNIPSTPTRLTSDETEEENKNNLKTTMAAPPPKTPMTAYIPMQMATTPAPPCLMYEAAATVKAQEAEEYEYSFEERRLALYLTR; encoded by the exons ATGACTAATCTCCCAAGTGATCAGCTTGTGCAAATGGAGACGACATGCGGATCTCTTTTATATGAGCTTCAG GTGATATGGGATGAAGTTGGTGAAACCGATGCAGAAAGGGACAAAATGCTTCTCGAGCTCGAACAAGAGTGCCTGGAGGTCTATAGACGCAAGGTTGACCTGGCCAATCGCTGCAGAGCTCAGCTGCGGCAAGCCATTGCTGATGCTGAAGCACAGCTTGCAGCCATCTGTTCTGCAATGGGTGAGCGACCGGTTCATATTAGGCAG TCCACTCAGAATGCTGGAAGCTTAAAGGAGGAGCTCAAGGCCATTACTCCTCAACTGGAAGAGATGCAAAAGAGAAAGACTGAAAGATGGAACCAGTTTCTCGAAGTTATTGAGCAGATAAGGAAGATCACATTTGAGATTGGACCTACAGACTACACTCCTGCCAAGTTGGTTGTTGATGAATCTGATCTATCCACAAGAAAGCTTGAGGAATTGCACAAGCAACTGCAGTGTCTTCAAAAGGAGAAG AGTGATCGCTTAAAGAAGGTGATGGATCACCTGAACAGTTTGAATTTATTATGCGACGTACTCGGTATAGATTTCAAGCAGACAGTTTCCGACATACATCCCTGCTTAGATGGAGCTGAAGGATCAAAGAACATAAGTAATGAGACGATCCAAAGGCTGGCTTCTGCAATAGAAAAATTACGAGAGATTAAGCTCCAGAGAATGCAAAAG CTTCAAGATCTTGCAAGTACTATGCTGGAGCTGTGGAATCTCATGGACACTCCAATCGAAGAGCAGCAGCTGTTTCAGAATGTTACACTTAACATAGCTGCATCAGAAGATGAAATCACCGAGCCTAATACCCTTTCTATCGATTTCCTTAGTTAT GTGGAAGCAGAAGTGTTGAGGCTTGAACAACTGAAAGCGAGCAAGATGAAAGATCTTGTACTGAAGAAGAAAACTGAACTGGACGAGCTTCGACGACGGACGCATCTTGTTGGTGAAACAAATTGTGAAGCAGAATTCGCAATTGAGGCTATTGAAGCTG GGGCAATAGATCCTTCTTTAGCGCTGGAACAAATTGAGGTTCAAATTTCAACAGTTAAAGAGGAAGCATTTAGCCGGAAGGATATTCTTGAAAGGGTCGAAAAATGGTTGGCTGCATGCGAGGAGGAATCCTGGCTTGAGGAGTACAATAGG GATGAAAACCGATACAATGCGGGAAGAGGTGCTCACCTTACACTCAAGCGTGCCGAAAAAGCCCGAGCTTTGGTTAATAAGATTCCAG CAATGGTAGATAATTTAGCTGCTAAAATAACTGCATGGGAGAAAGAAAGGGGCTTGGAATTCACGTACGACGGA GTTCGCCTTCTTTCCATGCTGGAAGAGTACACCATAGTGAGGCAGGAGAAAGAGCAAGAACGCAAGAGACAGAGG GATCAGAAAAAACTTCAGGGCCAGCTTATAGCTGAGCAGGAAGCGCTCTATGGATCAAAACCAAGCCCTTCAAAGCCTCAAAGCATGAAGAAGTTGCCGAGAACTTCTACAGGAGTCCCAAGCCGGCGGCTCTCTCTTGGTGGAGCCATAATGCAACCGCCAAAGCCGGATTTGCTGCATTCGAACAAGTCAATTCGTTCAGCCAAGAAGACGGATGATATTGACACCTTATCACctg GTAGGAGAGGCCTAGATATTGCCGGCCTCCCTGTAAAGAAGCTATCTTTCAATCTGGTGAATCCTCCTCGAGAGGCAGAAACACCCCGAAAACCCTTTGCTCCAATCGTAATTGCGAGCAACATTCCATCCACACCAACGAGGCTGACCTCTGATGAAACTGAAGAGGAGAACAAGAACAATCTGAAGACTACAATGGCAGCCCCGCCTCCTAAAACTCCTATGACTGCTTACATTCCAATGCAGATGGCGACGACTCCCGCTCCACCCTGTCTCATGTATGAAGCAGCTGCGACGGTGAAAGCACAGGAAGCAGAGGAGTACGAGTACTCATTCGAAGAGAGACGACTTGCTCTCTATCTTACAAGATGA